From Mucilaginibacter rubeus, a single genomic window includes:
- a CDS encoding arylesterase has translation MNRVILSGILLTALTIAGCGNGAKSSNNDQNQAATEVVKTDSASKKIVLFFGDSLTAGYGLDDPADAFPGVISKRVDSLKLPYKVINAGLSGETTAGGNGRINWLLKQKIDVFVLELGANDGLRGIPVSETAKNLQSIVDKVKSKYPDAKLVLLGMQVPPNMGADYSNKFKSVFPTLATKNKMELVPFLLKDVAGIPALNQGDGIHPTTQGAKIVADNVWAVLKDDLK, from the coding sequence ATGAACAGAGTTATATTATCCGGCATTTTGCTTACTGCCCTCACTATTGCAGGCTGTGGCAACGGTGCTAAATCATCAAACAACGATCAAAACCAAGCAGCTACCGAAGTTGTAAAAACTGATTCTGCTTCCAAGAAAATAGTTTTGTTTTTTGGCGATAGCCTTACTGCCGGTTATGGCCTTGATGACCCGGCGGATGCTTTTCCGGGAGTGATCAGCAAGCGGGTTGATTCATTGAAACTACCGTACAAAGTTATAAATGCAGGCCTCAGCGGGGAAACTACAGCGGGCGGCAACGGCCGGATTAACTGGCTGTTGAAGCAAAAGATTGATGTTTTTGTACTGGAGCTTGGCGCAAACGACGGTCTCCGCGGGATCCCTGTGAGCGAAACAGCTAAGAACCTGCAATCTATAGTTGATAAAGTAAAATCAAAATACCCCGATGCCAAACTTGTTTTGTTAGGCATGCAGGTACCACCAAACATGGGTGCGGATTACTCCAATAAATTTAAAAGTGTATTTCCAACCCTTGCCACTAAAAATAAAATGGAACTGGTTCCCTTTCTGCTGAAGGATGTAGCAGGGATACCGGCACTCAACCAGGGTGACGGCATCCATCCTACAACTCAGGGCGCCAAAATTGTTGCTGACAATGTTTGGGCGGTTTTAAAAGACGATCTGAAATAA
- a CDS encoding ABC transporter ATP-binding protein → MDNILNISNLSKTYQSAGRTLTVLDQINFSVAAGSTNAIVGPSGSGKTTLLGLCAGLDRSTSGTVELNGINLSNLTEDQRAQVRNQHVGFIFQNFQLLPTLTALENVMVPLELRGEKNIRTRALDLLDKVGLSERGHHYPLQLSGGEQQRVSLARAFSNAPRILFADEPTGNLDAETSDKVIKLIFDLNKEAGTTLVVVTHDLELAAKTQRIIRIKGGKLISDEKTINA, encoded by the coding sequence GTGGACAATATCCTCAATATCTCCAATCTAAGTAAAACATACCAAAGTGCCGGTCGTACGCTTACTGTGCTCGATCAAATAAACTTTTCAGTGGCGGCAGGTTCAACCAATGCTATAGTTGGCCCTTCCGGCAGCGGGAAAACCACATTGCTTGGTTTGTGTGCCGGGCTCGACCGCTCAACCTCAGGTACGGTTGAACTCAACGGAATCAATCTTAGTAACCTTACTGAAGATCAACGCGCGCAGGTGCGGAACCAGCATGTGGGTTTCATATTTCAGAATTTTCAGCTGCTCCCTACCCTAACTGCGCTTGAAAATGTAATGGTACCTCTTGAACTCCGGGGCGAAAAAAATATCAGAACAAGGGCTTTAGATCTTTTAGATAAAGTTGGTCTTTCAGAGCGGGGGCATCATTACCCGCTTCAGCTTTCCGGCGGCGAGCAACAGCGGGTATCACTGGCCCGCGCTTTTTCAAATGCGCCACGCATCCTTTTTGCTGATGAGCCTACCGGAAACCTTGATGCCGAAACCAGCGATAAAGTGATCAAACTGATATTCGACCTGAACAAGGAAGCAGGTACCACGCTTGTCGTGGTAACTCATGACCTTGAATTAGCTGCTAAAACCCAACGCATTATCAGGATTAAGGGCGGCAAGCTAATCTCCGATGAAAAAACCATTAACGCATAA
- a CDS encoding ABC transporter permease gives MDSNIDFKRKINIPWLFRMALRDSRRNRSRLFLFISAIVFGIAALVAIYSFKYNVQNDINDQAATLIGADLAISGNKPVDDKLKHMLDSMGDERSQERSFASMLYFPRTNGTRLVQIRALQGGFPYYGTLETTPEAAGLTFKKGRMALVDKTLMLQFNARVGDSVKVGNLNFQIAGILNKAPGQSGVMAGIAPVVYIPMQYLEQTGLIKIGSRVNYSFYYKFNSSVNVNKLSKNLDPVLDKAGMRFETIETKKDNTGRAFGDLSRFLSLVGFVALLLGCVGVASAIHIYVKEKIASIAIMRCLGVKSSEAFLIYLIQIVGIGIIGSVTGAILGTAIQHLLPLVFKDFLPFTISVQISWMAIGQGILLGVIISILFALLPLISVRNISPLNTLRMSVDESGSRRDPLRWLVYLLILIFVIAFSYLQLDSVMGSILFTLGILIAFMILTVTAWLLMRITKAIVKGSWSYLWRQGFANLYRPNNQTIILIVSIGLSTMFICTLYFVQTLLVQQVNLSSSGNQSNMILFDIQSSQEKGVVQLTKQQGLPVLQQVPIVTMRIEQINGKTAADLTKDTTIKIQHGVFAWEYRVTFRDSLTSSEKLLDGKWIGQADPSKEIPVSVEENLSKRGNLKIGDKIVFNVQGVQMPAYVASIRKVNWGKVQTNFQVVFPKGVLEDAPQFHVLMTHVPSNKVSAAFQQLVVKTYPNVSIIDLGLILSVVDELLSKISYVIRFMSAFSIITGIVVLIASVRISKYQRIQESVLLRTLGASRKQIFTITALEYWFLGSLSALTGILIAFAGTYFLAKYSFEIPYSVNVLPALVLFLIVSLLTVIIGLLNSRGVLNKPPLEILRTNA, from the coding sequence ATGGATAGTAATATTGATTTTAAGAGAAAGATAAACATCCCCTGGCTGTTTCGGATGGCCTTGCGCGATAGCAGACGCAACCGATCAAGGTTATTCCTTTTTATATCGGCAATTGTATTTGGGATAGCTGCTTTAGTGGCTATCTACTCGTTTAAATACAACGTGCAAAATGATATTAACGATCAGGCAGCCACTTTGATTGGGGCTGATTTGGCAATCTCCGGCAATAAACCTGTAGATGATAAGTTAAAGCACATGCTCGATTCCATGGGCGACGAGCGCTCGCAGGAACGGAGCTTTGCATCAATGCTCTATTTCCCGCGTACCAACGGTACCCGGCTTGTACAGATCAGGGCTTTACAGGGAGGTTTCCCCTACTATGGTACTTTAGAAACTACTCCGGAAGCAGCCGGGCTTACTTTCAAGAAAGGACGGATGGCTTTGGTTGATAAAACCCTGATGTTGCAGTTTAATGCCCGTGTGGGCGACTCGGTTAAAGTGGGCAACCTAAATTTCCAGATTGCCGGCATCCTGAATAAAGCACCCGGACAAAGTGGTGTTATGGCAGGGATTGCGCCTGTAGTTTATATTCCGATGCAATACCTGGAGCAAACAGGGCTTATAAAAATTGGTAGCAGGGTTAACTACAGCTTTTATTATAAGTTCAATTCATCGGTAAACGTAAACAAGCTCAGCAAAAACCTCGACCCTGTACTTGATAAGGCCGGGATGCGCTTTGAAACCATCGAAACTAAAAAAGACAATACCGGCCGTGCCTTTGGCGACCTGAGCCGTTTCTTGTCATTAGTTGGTTTTGTGGCTTTGCTACTGGGTTGCGTGGGCGTAGCCAGTGCTATCCATATTTATGTAAAAGAAAAGATTGCGTCAATAGCCATTATGCGCTGCCTGGGTGTAAAATCGTCCGAAGCGTTTTTGATCTACCTAATACAAATTGTAGGTATTGGAATCATCGGTTCTGTTACCGGAGCTATTTTAGGTACGGCCATTCAGCATTTATTGCCGCTGGTATTTAAGGACTTTCTACCTTTTACCATTTCGGTGCAAATATCATGGATGGCTATAGGACAGGGTATTTTATTGGGTGTAATCATCTCTATCCTGTTTGCGTTGTTGCCATTAATATCCGTAAGGAATATTTCGCCGCTTAACACGCTCCGTATGTCGGTAGATGAAAGCGGGAGCAGGCGAGATCCGTTGCGCTGGCTGGTATATTTGCTGATACTGATCTTTGTAATAGCTTTTAGTTATTTGCAGTTGGATAGCGTTATGGGCAGTATTCTGTTTACGTTGGGGATCCTCATCGCGTTTATGATCCTAACAGTAACTGCCTGGTTGTTAATGCGGATTACCAAAGCTATCGTTAAAGGGTCGTGGAGTTATTTATGGCGGCAAGGCTTTGCCAATTTATATCGCCCCAATAACCAAACCATTATACTTATAGTATCCATCGGCTTAAGCACCATGTTCATTTGCACGCTTTATTTTGTGCAAACGCTCTTGGTGCAGCAGGTAAATCTTTCAAGCAGCGGCAATCAGTCAAACATGATTTTGTTTGATATCCAGAGCAGCCAGGAAAAAGGAGTTGTTCAGTTAACCAAACAACAAGGGCTGCCTGTATTACAGCAGGTACCTATTGTTACCATGCGTATTGAGCAGATTAACGGTAAAACAGCTGCCGATCTCACTAAGGACACTACTATCAAGATACAACATGGCGTTTTTGCGTGGGAATACCGGGTAACATTCAGGGATTCATTAACCTCATCAGAAAAATTGCTGGATGGCAAATGGATTGGTCAGGCAGATCCTTCAAAGGAAATTCCTGTATCTGTTGAAGAAAACCTGTCCAAACGGGGCAACCTGAAAATTGGCGATAAAATAGTATTTAACGTGCAAGGCGTACAAATGCCGGCTTATGTAGCCAGTATCCGCAAGGTTAACTGGGGTAAGGTGCAGACTAATTTCCAGGTTGTTTTCCCTAAAGGAGTACTGGAAGACGCGCCACAATTTCATGTATTGATGACGCATGTGCCATCAAACAAAGTATCGGCTGCTTTTCAGCAATTGGTAGTAAAAACTTATCCCAATGTTTCGATCATCGATCTTGGTTTAATTTTAAGCGTTGTTGATGAACTGCTGAGCAAAATCAGTTACGTTATCCGTTTCATGAGCGCGTTTAGTATTATAACGGGTATCGTAGTATTGATAGCGTCGGTACGCATCAGCAAATACCAGCGCATCCAAGAAAGTGTGTTATTGCGTACCCTTGGGGCCAGCCGTAAGCAAATATTTACCATAACCGCATTGGAATACTGGTTTTTAGGTAGCTTATCTGCATTAACCGGTATCCTGATAGCGTTTGCCGGTACATATTTCCTTGCAAAATATAGCTTTGAAATACCATATAGTGTTAACGTATTACCGGCTCTTGTACTATTTTTGATTGTGAGTTTGTTAACCGTTATTATTGGCTTATTGAATAGCCGCGGCGTGTTAAACAAACCACCATTGGAAATTTTAAGAACAAATGCTTAA